Proteins encoded together in one Vigna angularis cultivar LongXiaoDou No.4 chromosome 5, ASM1680809v1, whole genome shotgun sequence window:
- the LOC108322087 gene encoding uncharacterized protein LOC108322087, translating to MKKRPSKKDKLWLDDYLHLLHSRQTLHLTINQLNQVIRIHGFKKIHHAPKKMLVEAVESLDLVDVPRSTLRDNVSTFAAVALVDVLADLAELKWQECCETSVERISFSEGKSVLSASSDESFRVTSQSKRMDKIRDLIPEDSRRSLKPTKMVPKRKRSKVHTLDSVASTADCASLASR from the exons ATGAAGAAACGGCCTTCGAAGAAAGACAAACTATGGCTGGACGACTATCTCCATCTCCTTCATTCTCGCCAAACGCTTCACCTAACAATCAATCAACTTAACCAG GTCATCCGCATTCACGGATTCAAGAAAATCCACCACGCTCCCAAG AAGATGCTGGTGGAGGCGGTGGAGTCGCTGGATCTTGTAGATGTGCCGCGTTCGACCTTGCGTGACAATGTGTCGACGTTTGCGGCGGTGGCACTGGTGGACGTGTTGGCGGATTTGGCAGAGCTCAAATGGCAAGAGTGCTGCGAAACCTCCGTCGAGAGAATCAGTTTCTCCGAAGGCAAGAGCGTGTTGTCTGCTTCATCTGATGAGAGCTTCCGTGTCACGAGCCAGTCGAAGAGGATGGACAAAATCCGTGACTTAATCCCTGAAGATTCCCGGAGAAGCCTGAAACCGACAAAAATGGTGCCAAAGCGGAAGAGGAGTAAGGTTCACACTCTCGACTCTGTTGCCTCAACAGCAGATTGCGCTTCTCTTGCTTCCCGTTGA
- the LOC108322086 gene encoding senescence-specific cysteine protease SAG39, with translation MVAKSQFYYILLTLLFCMGFWSFQVTCRTLQDASMYERHEQWMNRYGIEYKDPEEREKRFRIFKENVNYIEASNNAANKPYLLGINQFADLTNEEFIASRNRFKAHMCSSIIRSTTFKYENVTAVPSTVDWRQKGAVTPVKNQGQCGCCWAFSAVAATEGIHALTTGKLISLSEQELVDCDTKGVDQGCEGGFMDDAFKFIIKNHGLNTEANYPYKGVDGKCNAKAEAIGAATITGYEDVPVNNEKALQKAVANQPVSVAIDASGSDFQFYKSGVFTGSCGTELDHGVTAVGYGVSDDGSKYWLVKNSWGTEWGEEGYIRMQRGVAAQEGLCGIAMMASYPTA, from the exons ATGGTTGCAAAAAGTCAGTTCTATTATATTTTACTGACATTGCTTTTCTGCATGGGATTCTGGAGTTTCCAAGTCACATGTCGCACTCTCCAAGATGCCTCGATGTATGAGAGACATGAACAATGGATGAATCGTTATGGCATAGAGTACAAGGACCCTGAGGAAAGGGAAAAGCGTTTCAGAATATTTAAGGAAAATGTGAATTACATCGAAGCCTCCAACAATGCTGCCAATAAACCTTATCTGTTAGGCATTAACCAATTTGCAGACCTCACCAACGAGGAGTTCATAGCAAGCAGAAATAGGTTCAAGGCCCACATGTGTTCCTCAATCATAAGGTCAACCACTTTTAAGTATGAAAATGTGACTGCAGTTCCTTCTACAGTGGATTGGAGGCAAAAGGGTGCAGTTACACCCGTGAAGAACCAAGGTCAATGTG GATGTTGTTGGGCGTTTTCCGCAGTTGCAGCAACTGAAGGAATTCATGCACTCACTACTGGGAAACTGATCTCTTTATCTGAACAAGAACTTGTTGATTGTGACACAAAAGGTGTGGACCAGGGTTGTGAAGGTGGTTTTATGGATGATGCtttcaaattcatcattaaAAATCATGGACTAAACACCGAAGCCAATTACCCCTACAAGGGTGTTGATGGAAAATGCAATGCAAAGGCAGAAGCCATCGGTGCTGCAACCATTACTGGCTACGAAGATGTCCCTGTTAACAATGAGAAAGCCCTTCAGAAAGCGGTTGCCAATCAACCAGTTTCTGTAGCCATTGATGCCAGTGGCTCTGACTTTCAATTTTACAAGAGTGGTGTCTTCACTGGTTCTTGTGGAACTGAACTGGATCACGGTGTGACTGCTGTGGGATATGGTGTTAGTGATGATGGGAGCAAGTATTGGTTAGTTAAGAACTCATGGGGAACAGAGTGGGGTGAAGAAGGCTACATTAGGATGCAAAGAGGTGTGGCTGCTCAAGAAGGACTATGTGGCATAGCTATGATGGCATCTTATCCTACTGCATAA